The genomic stretch tctgtcgcccaggctggagtgcagtggcacgagctcggctcactgcaacctccgcctcccaggttcaagcgattctcctgcctcagcctcccgagtagctggaactacagacacgtgccaccacggcctggctaatttttggtatttttttagtagagatggggtttcaccatgttggccaggctggtctccaactcctgacctcgggtggcctcctaaagtgctaggattacaggcgtgagccaccgcgcctggcctggcatGTTTAATTCTAAGGCAGAAATTTGTACATAGCACTTTAAGCTTATGAAGTACTATCATCTACATCATCTTATTTGACCTTTGCAGTAAATAATCTTTGAAAACAGGGTTAATGTttttaccctctttttttttttttttttttttttttccttttttgagatgcagtctcgctttcctgcccaggctggagtgcagtgactcaatctcagctcactgcagcctccgcctctcgggttcaagccattctcctgcctcagcctccagagtagctgggattacaggtgccagccaccacgcctggctaattttttgtatttttagtagatacggggttttgccatgttaggcatgctggtctcgagctcctgacctcagatgatccacccacctcggcctcccaaagtgtcaggattataggcatgagccaccacacccggccagtacTATCCCAgcccgaccctgcttagcttccaagatcaAATGAGATCGGGcgtgttcagggtggtatggccattaatttttgtatttttagtagagacagggtttcgcatttttggccagggtggtctcgaactcctgacctcaggtgatccacccgcctcagcctcccaaagtgctgggattacaggcgtgagccaccgcgcctggccgccttcatttaatatatagaaaatagGATACAGAGTTTCTCTACCAATTAGTGGTGGGGTCAGTCCTCCAACCCACCTTTTCTGAATCTGCCTGCATTGAGTCTTTCCCAAACAACGGGCTGGGAAAAAGCGATAATGGTAATGTTATAATGGCAGCCAACATTTGACTACAAACTATGTAATTGTCGCAAGTGCTTTAAATTCTCACACTTTATGGggctaatactttttttttttttttttttttttttttgagatggagtcttgctctgtcccccaggctggagtgcagtggcgagatctcggcttactgcaacctccgcctcgggttcaagcgattctcttgcctcagtctcctgagtagctgggattacaggcccgtgccaccatgcctggctaatttttgtatttttagtagagacggggtttcaccatgttggccacgctggtctcgaattcaggacctcaggtgatccgcccgcctcagcctcccaaagtgctgggattacaggtgtgagccaccacgcccagctgatacTATTATTGCCAacttttgtgtgtgcgtgtgctaCAATTTCATTTTCAGTACTCTACTAGTCTTCAATCATCCCTCTTAGGGACCAGCAGAGAAGCAGCGGTATATGGGGAGAACGGAGAACAGACTGAGAAAGGGGAGTGCGTTACCCCTCCTCTCCAAGCTCTGAAAGTCTGAAGCAGGAAACTGCACGCTAAGAATGTACAAGGCTGAGAGCGGGTTTGGTCTTTGAAATTTAGCCTCCTCCTACCCACTTCATCCTCTCCACCTCCGCCTGTCCCCAGTTTCGATGTGGATGATCAACTTGGGTAATATTTTTGTTACCCGCCACCTTTCAGCACCTACCTCTTAAATGATGGGTCCGTCTGGTTCAGCATCTCTGTCCCCAGCCCTCCTGGACTCGGCTTGCCAGTGCTCTGGCTTTGCCGCGGCATTCCCGCTGCCATGGTGATGCGAAGGCCGGCCCCAGGCCCCGCCCGCCTCCAGCCAGCCCGAGCCAGCCCCTGCCGGCCTTGGTCCCGCCTCCGGCCCGCCGGATCCCGCCTCCCGCAGGCCCTGACCGCGCCCGCTGGACCCAGATCCCCCGACTGCCGTTCCGGATCCGCCTCCCAGGAGCCCCGACAACAACCAATCCCGGCACGGACCCCCGCCCCGAGAACTGCGCCCTCTGCCAATGGTAGCCCGCTCCCCTTCTCCTAAACCCCACCCCCCTCCAGCTCCGCCTCCAGCCGCGGCCTGGGGGTGGGGCCGGAAGTCCTGTCCACTGGCTGGACTTTCGAACCGCCCTTAAAACTGGGCGGGATCCGCTGTCCTCGCAAGGATCTTCGGGGCCCTGCCCCAGAAAACGCGCCAGGCATGTTTCTCAGGCCGTTTATTGATCCTAGCGGCCCCGCACCTGCGAGAGCCGGCAGTCCCTCCGAGGGAAGTTTCCGGGCCTCGCTGTGCTGTCAGTTATCAGTGACTTGAGGTCCTGTAGCCCATGGTTGGAAAGCGCTTCCTCCACGCCTTAGCCCCCTTCCCCCATTTGTCTGTTAAGGTCTGGAACCTGACTCAGTCACTGAGGAAACAGCCCAAGCCAGCCCTAGTGTCTAAATGTAAAAGCTCAGAATGCTTTTCCAGAGCACCTCCCCTTCAGCTTTGGAGTTTAAGGTGTGTGAAAAAGGATACCATTAATTAAAGTCCAACAAGATCAGCCCACGTGCTTATAGGCTAACTTTTTACCTGCTCTTTCTGCACTTTTCAAGAGCAACAGTGGTGGGGTCGAAGACCTACCTCCCTGCACACTCCGCCTAACCTCATGTGGATAGCTAAGTTTAGCTATCCACCCATAGCTAAACCAACTGTAACTCCAACCTAACAGTGGCAAGTAAGAGGCCAGGGGAGAAAATGGGACGCCCACAATTCCAGGGGCTTTGGAGTTCTTTAAGCTTAAAACGTGGCCAATATCCCTGGGTTGCCACTCAATTCCCCAAAGCACTAGGTTCTCCCCCATTGGAGTAGTGGTTAACGATGGACTGGGCCTTCCTCCCCAAGGCTCACACCAGGGTCCCGTTCTTGCTGTCATAGCGAGGTGTGGCCTGGGGGAAGCGAAGGGTCGCATACTCTGTAGCGTTTTCTAAATGCACGTGTTTCACTTCCCGGGCATGGGGACGGCTGCAGACTTGAATGTCAGCATAATGTAAGTTGCTGTCTTCCGACATGAGGCCTGGACTCCTCTCTTGAGACCCTTGCTGCTGTAACACCCGCTCATACGTATGTCCTGTTGTTTCATAGCCCTGCGAGGAATGGATAGCATTAAGGGAGATTCATAGCTTGGTTTTGCCCCTCACCTCCAATGCAGGGGCAGGTCAACTGATGTCCCTTTGCTTTGCTCCTTTGAGCAAAGGACAGGCAGAGGAGGACAGACAGAGCCAGCAAATTCTACAGGTGACTGAAATGTGTCTGTTGCAGTGCAAAAGAGCTGACTACTGGGATCCCATGTCCGAGCAGCCCCAGAGAGGTGACAGAGGCCTGTCATTACCTTTGGGCGATTCTGCTGCAGCTGTTGTGGCTGCGGCTTCAGTGTCCGTCTTGCTTGGCTTCCTGAGGGGAAGAAATCCAACTTAAATTCATTCTCTCTTCCCTGTCTCTATTGAGATTGCCTTCTTCAAATCACTGTTAAACTATTACAGCAGGCTTCCGTctgatctccctgcctccattttcacttctttcatGTCTACTAGTCCtaaatccaaactccttagcaGGGTTTACAATCTGGCCCTTTCGCAATCTGGCCATAATATCTTCCATCCTCATTTTTCACTAGCCCCTAACACAGTTCAACAAGAGAACccattatgtgccaggctctgtgccatATTCTGGGGGTAGAAGGATGAGTAAGCTGTTTCCTCTACCTCAGGGGGCTTACAGCCTGCTAGGggagacaaataaatgaaaataaataaacagacttACAATGCAAGATGGCAAGTGCTCAGCTATACCAATCAGCCACTTTGAATCAggtcagtctctttttttttttcatgagctGATTTATATGCCTAAAACACCTTCTCCCTCCTCTGCTGACTTgtgaattttgcttttatttatttatttagagacagtgtctcgctctgttgcctaagctggagtgcagtgacgcgatctcgactcactgcaacctccaccttctgggttccagcaattctcgtgcctcggcctcccaagtagctggtactacaggcacatacaaccatgcctagctaatttttctctttttagtacagatggggtttcactgtgttgaccaggctggtcgcaaactcctgacctcaagtgatccgcccccacttggcctcccaaagtgctgggattacagacatgagccactacgcccggccctttgctattatttctttgacatttttgaCATCAGTGTCTTCTCTCATTCTCCCACAGCATGAGTGCACATCTATTATAGCACCAGTAGATGATATTACAACTGTTTGTTTATATGAATTTATCTCttaaatttgattttcagctCTTCCAGGGCTGAGATCATGTGTCTTTCCCCTTGTGCCTCTCTGCCTCCTTGGGACCCACACAGGTCCTCACATAGAATATAAGTGCTGAGTAAATATTTGctagatgaatgaaaaaatgagcaACCAACCCTGCCACTCTGAAATAATGGAAAGGATAAGATCCAGAGGTTCAGAGCTAGTCTTGAATGCAGCAACCTAGATTCTCTTTGGTGTGCTGTCTCCCTTTAtcctttcattccttttctaCCCTTCTGCCCTTTCCAAAGATTGCAGTTCTATTGTCTTCTCTAATTTGCCTCCCCCAGATTCTCCCCCCAGCCCCAAAgttacctgttttctttttcttctggaaagTTGATGGGCAGCTCCTGTGATAGGAAAAACAGATCACCCATGTGCAAGAGCCCTGGCCTCTGCCTTCCCTCCATCATCATTGGCTCTGTGGTCTCCTTAACATTCTGATGAGCTTCCCCTACCTCCCTCTAACAAAGATTCACCCTGAGCCAGGTTCAGTCCCAAAGCATTAGTTAAGGGTACCCCACCTCTCCCACATGGATGGTTCTGGAAGGTGGAGTAGTACAACTGACATAACCAGACCCAAAATACAGCCTCAGGCAACCAGGCACTACATGCCAGGGATGTATCTGGCTTGAGAGCTATTCTGGGATTGTCTAACAGGCTAATCCCAGCAGAGAGTGAGGGAGATCTGCCAAATGATGGAATATTCTTGGATCCAGAGACCCTCTTGCCTCTTCTtcagtgcttttatttttcctggggTCTTTGCCAATCTGGGACTTTTATTCTGGGAGTTGTGGAAGTTGCCACAACCAGGACTAACTAATTACAGCCCCTCAAGGCCCTTTCTTAACAAGTgacctccctccctgcttccttgtCCTTGTTTTTAATTAACAGAGAAAGTGAGAGATGTTTAACCTTTAACATCCTTTAGAGAAGTTTGTCTACAGAACAGGGAGCACTGAATTTGGTGAGTGACTCAGCTATCCTGCCCTCACTGTAGGGCAGACctcttatatttatttctgaGCCCCTGGGGTCCCCAATGGCGCCCGTGTGTCTAAGTGATTGTTAACTGTTTGATGCCAGAGAGACAACACTGACTGAGGAAATAGGCTAAATAGTTTGGGGCTTACTCCGgattctttttcttgctttcttgctagTACATTTCCAACTCTTGCCAGAGCCAACACTGTTTGTCTGCCTGATCTCTCATCTCCTGGGAGGTTTCCTTCTTTGCTAATTGGAGAGGGCGAGAGAGAGAAGACTGACTTCTAAATCATGAGGACTACTGTGGGAAAAAAGTCAGGATTTTTCCACACACATTTGACAGAGGTTTCTGTTTTGATGTGATTTTTGGTTTTGCTACAGCTTGCTCAGTTGACAGCAGTTGAATCTGCAGCCAAACTCTACAGGTGGTTCAGAAGAAAAACTACTGTGTTTTTCTACTTCTTCTGCCACTTCAGCTCTTGCTTTATGTTACTGCTGCTCAGTCAGCCTTATGCTAAGAACGAGATAATCTTCTAATTCTTTGCCACTTGTTACTACTCTTTacctacttatttttatttaaatggataGAGAAAAAATTAATCCTAAAATACATAGACTAGGGCTATCCAGTGTTAGTGAACAGAGCCTGTTCTCAAGTTAGATATTGTGCAATGCCTGGACACAACCCAAATGGAGTGAGTATTCATTTAGATACACAAGtgatgggattttatttttagatttaagGAAACTAAGTGGGCATTCTTCTACAGtggtaatagaaataaaaatttgtgcAATCCTCCTAGAATGCAATTGGCAATAAGT from Nomascus leucogenys isolate Asia chromosome 15, Asia_NLE_v1, whole genome shotgun sequence encodes the following:
- the C15H11orf52 gene encoding uncharacterized protein C11orf52 homolog, giving the protein MGNRVCCGGSWSCPSTFQKKKKTGSQARRTLKPQPQQLQQNRPKGYETTGHTYERVLQQQGSQERSPGLMSEDSNLHYADIQVCSRPHAREVKHVHLENATEYATLRFPQATPRYDSKNGTLV